The following are encoded in a window of bacterium genomic DNA:
- the alr gene encoding alanine racemase gives MLINISDLSFQRPTWAEIDLDIFSSNYLAIREAVQPARVLAVVKADAYGHGAIVLARELHQLGIERLGTATALEAIELRKAGIRTPVVVLSGMTVSQLPLLLQYDLIPAVYDFEFLKALDEFTEKHRREVAVHLKVDTGMGRLGFQPDEAAIAFKKKYSYVRVEGVYTHFANADVPEDNYTRLQLQRFLDFCGKEDLPVRYRHAANSAGIINFPESHLDLVRPGLVLYGLSPASGLAIPQRPILSLKSRIIALRHIAKGETIGYGRTFRAARDSVIATVPFGYADGLRRNLSNRLEVEVCGKLCRIAGTISMDLCMLDVTDVANQVKLQEEVTFIGTRTTCWDWARLLDTIPYEITCLIGARVPRVYVKNGQVCDVYYP, from the coding sequence TTGTTGATAAATATCAGTGATCTCTCCTTTCAACGTCCCACCTGGGCTGAGATCGACCTCGACATTTTTAGTTCTAATTATTTAGCAATTCGGGAAGCTGTTCAGCCTGCGCGTGTGCTTGCCGTCGTTAAAGCGGATGCGTACGGTCACGGCGCGATTGTTCTTGCCCGCGAGCTCCATCAACTCGGAATCGAACGATTGGGGACGGCGACAGCTCTGGAAGCAATTGAGCTTCGCAAGGCAGGCATTCGGACGCCTGTCGTGGTACTGAGCGGCATGACCGTTTCGCAGTTACCGCTGCTTCTTCAATACGATTTAATTCCTGCCGTTTATGATTTCGAATTCTTGAAGGCGCTGGATGAATTTACGGAAAAGCACCGCCGGGAAGTGGCGGTCCATTTGAAGGTCGATACCGGTATGGGGAGGCTCGGTTTTCAGCCGGACGAAGCAGCGATTGCATTCAAGAAAAAATACTCTTACGTCCGCGTGGAGGGTGTTTACACGCATTTTGCGAACGCTGATGTGCCCGAAGATAATTACACGCGTTTGCAGTTGCAGCGCTTTCTGGATTTTTGCGGCAAGGAAGATCTTCCAGTTCGTTATCGTCACGCAGCGAACAGCGCAGGCATTATCAATTTTCCAGAATCGCATCTGGATCTTGTGAGGCCGGGACTGGTTCTTTACGGTCTTTCCCCGGCCAGCGGGCTGGCAATTCCGCAACGCCCCATCCTTTCGTTGAAAAGCCGGATCATAGCATTGCGTCACATCGCGAAAGGGGAAACGATTGGATATGGAAGGACGTTTCGAGCCGCGCGCGATTCAGTCATCGCGACTGTTCCCTTTGGTTATGCGGATGGTTTGAGGCGCAATCTTTCGAACCGGCTCGAAGTTGAAGTGTGCGGAAAGCTGTGCAGGATTGCCGGAACAATTTCTATGGATCTTTGTATGCTGGATGTGACCGATGTTGCGAATCAGGTTAAATTACAAGAAGAAGTGACCTTCATCGGAACGCGTACGACTTGTTGGGACTGGGCGCGCCTTCTGGATACGATTCCGTATGAAATTACTTGTTTGATTGGAGCACGGGTTCCCAGAGTTTATGTTAAGAACGGCCAGGTTTGTGATGTCTACTATCCTTGA
- the rplI gene encoding 50S ribosomal protein L9 has translation MKVILLEDVERLGRRGSILNVANGYGRNFLIPRKLAVPATDANMKFAEVQNKKVQVQEAKEEKSASELKSELEKVSITIPMKAGEGEVLFGSVTSTNIADALEKEGYTIDKRRIELEEPIKRLGEYHVSVKLHRKVAADVKVSVVKE, from the coding sequence ATGAAGGTAATACTGCTGGAAGATGTAGAACGCCTGGGAAGACGTGGATCGATCTTGAACGTTGCCAACGGATATGGCCGTAATTTCTTGATTCCGCGGAAGCTTGCGGTCCCCGCTACCGATGCAAACATGAAGTTTGCCGAAGTCCAAAACAAAAAGGTTCAGGTTCAGGAAGCAAAAGAAGAGAAAAGCGCTTCCGAGCTAAAGTCCGAATTGGAGAAGGTGTCGATCACGATTCCCATGAAAGCAGGGGAAGGTGAGGTACTTTTCGGATCAGTGACGTCAACGAATATCGCGGACGCTCTGGAAAAAGAAGGCTACACCATCGACAAAAGAAGAATCGAGCTGGAAGAACCGATCAAGAGACTGGGAGAATATCACGTAAGTGTGAAGCTGCACCGTAAAGTTGCAGCGGACGTGAAAGTCTCCGTCGTAAAAGAATAA
- the aroA gene encoding 3-phosphoshikimate 1-carboxyvinyltransferase: protein MKGVFELPGDKSISHRILMLAALASGACKIRNLNSGDDCASTVQCLRQLGIGVEGEIVIHPAPFQIPDQPLDCGNSGSTIRMLTGLLAGQDIPATLIGDLSLIRRPMRRLAEPLRQMGAVLRLRDEEFPPIVLDEGIKRAIIYRMPINSAQVKTAILFAGMRFPGTRVSEPVPTRDHTERLFEHFKFQPGRTSIPSFEYDVPADPSSAAFFIVAALLRRNSDITFKNLLMNPYRVAYMRKLHQAGAPIEIKNRRLVQNELVADVRVRSGVLMSPIQILPEEVPSLIDEIPVLSLIGTVCGFDVSGAQELRLKECDRIEAMVSNLQTMNVRVEEKEDGYRVWPGNFRETVARTFGDHRIAMTFAAAGMELDDPDCVKISFPEFFSILEEAEL from the coding sequence ATGAAAGGAGTATTTGAATTACCTGGTGACAAATCGATATCGCACCGCATTTTGATGCTGGCTGCGCTCGCGAGTGGTGCCTGCAAGATTCGTAATCTGAATAGCGGCGACGACTGCGCCTCCACGGTTCAGTGTTTGCGACAGCTTGGAATTGGTGTTGAAGGCGAGATCGTGATTCATCCCGCTCCTTTTCAGATTCCCGATCAGCCGCTCGATTGCGGAAACTCCGGCTCGACGATTCGCATGCTAACCGGCCTGCTCGCAGGTCAGGATATTCCAGCGACTCTGATCGGAGATCTGTCCCTGATCCGACGTCCGATGCGAAGATTGGCGGAACCTTTGCGGCAAATGGGCGCCGTGTTGCGATTGCGTGATGAAGAATTTCCGCCGATCGTTCTGGATGAGGGGATCAAACGGGCGATCATTTACCGAATGCCTATAAATAGCGCGCAGGTGAAAACCGCGATCTTGTTTGCAGGAATGCGCTTTCCTGGAACTCGGGTTTCTGAACCGGTTCCTACCCGCGATCACACCGAACGTTTGTTTGAGCATTTCAAATTTCAACCGGGTAGAACTTCCATTCCGTCCTTCGAATACGATGTGCCGGCAGATCCCTCTTCAGCCGCATTTTTTATCGTGGCCGCTTTGCTAAGAAGGAATTCGGATATCACGTTTAAGAACCTGTTGATGAATCCTTACCGCGTTGCATATATGCGAAAATTGCATCAGGCCGGCGCGCCGATCGAAATCAAGAACCGGCGCCTGGTTCAAAATGAACTGGTTGCCGATGTTAGAGTGCGGAGCGGTGTGCTTATGTCTCCCATTCAAATTCTGCCTGAGGAAGTTCCATCGCTGATCGATGAAATTCCCGTTCTTTCCTTAATAGGAACTGTGTGTGGTTTTGATGTCTCCGGCGCCCAGGAACTTAGATTAAAAGAATGTGATCGCATTGAAGCAATGGTTTCGAATCTCCAAACAATGAACGTTCGGGTTGAGGAAAAAGAAGATGGTTACCGCGTATGGCCCGGAAACTTTCGTGAGACTGTCGCCAGAACGTTTGGCGATCACAGAATAGCGATGACTTTCGCCGCTGCGGGAATGGAACTGGATGATCCCGATTGTGTAAAGATCAGCTTTCCGGAGTTTTTTTCAATCCTGGAAGAGGCAGAGCTCTGA
- a CDS encoding shikimate kinase: MRIYLTGFMGSGKSTVGRLLSEQTGLPFIDLDQEIEYKLSLSPAEVFERYGEPFFRNQETELLQKFQMDPLIMATGGGCFIHNREWMLQQGAVLFLDVPYAQLVSRLGADPTRPLWKNAEKLYTDRYEEYKKAHHTIDASGTPEQVVELIRALPLPGLKKTPES, from the coding sequence ATGCGGATTTATCTGACCGGTTTTATGGGATCGGGCAAAAGCACGGTCGGAAGACTTCTGTCCGAACAAACAGGGCTTCCCTTCATCGATCTGGACCAGGAGATTGAATACAAATTATCCCTTTCGCCTGCCGAAGTTTTCGAGCGCTACGGGGAACCATTTTTCCGCAACCAAGAAACCGAACTGCTTCAAAAATTTCAAATGGATCCATTGATCATGGCAACAGGCGGTGGATGTTTCATTCACAACCGCGAATGGATGCTGCAACAGGGTGCGGTTTTGTTTCTGGACGTGCCTTATGCGCAGCTCGTTTCACGCCTGGGAGCAGATCCCACGCGGCCTCTGTGGAAGAATGCGGAAAAGCTTTACACAGACCGGTATGAGGAGTACAAGAAAGCGCATCACACGATTGATGCTTCCGGCACACCCGAACAAGTCGTGGAACTTATCAGAGCTCTGCCTCTTCCAGGATTGAAAAAAACTCCGGAAAGCTGA
- the ispE gene encoding 4-(cytidine 5'-diphospho)-2-C-methyl-D-erythritol kinase, which yields MDQLLLPSYAKINLILRVLGKRRDGYHNLETVFQTVDLHDELTLRFFPSDHFHLVLNVGDSDIPPDSSNLIYRACHLYHDTYPFSERVEVDIVKRIPLQAGLGGGSSNAATMLIALSRHFGWPLSRAKLLTLARKLGSDVPFFLYGGTALGTGRGEKIRQLPDWPAFPVLLVHSNYPCSTPTVYRAFDDANLLTQSRDSIKIHFDQRPESLRELVSLIENDLGQVVFALNPETDSIKKQLAETGAVTVSVTGSGSTLFALYDSAEDREKAIARFPNCTPTRFVTRAEYDQKVTSH from the coding sequence ATGGATCAGCTATTACTACCTTCTTACGCAAAAATCAATCTGATTCTGCGTGTTCTCGGGAAACGTCGAGACGGTTATCACAACCTGGAAACTGTCTTTCAGACCGTCGATTTGCACGACGAACTGACATTGCGATTTTTCCCCAGCGATCATTTTCATCTAGTTTTGAACGTCGGTGACAGCGACATACCGCCCGATAGCAGCAATTTGATCTACCGGGCGTGCCATTTGTATCACGATACTTATCCGTTTTCAGAGCGCGTTGAGGTGGATATTGTAAAGAGAATTCCACTGCAGGCTGGACTCGGTGGTGGTTCGAGTAATGCGGCGACGATGCTGATTGCTCTTTCGCGCCATTTCGGCTGGCCGTTATCCCGCGCCAAACTCCTCACACTAGCCCGAAAACTGGGATCCGATGTCCCTTTCTTCTTGTATGGAGGTACTGCCCTCGGTACGGGACGAGGAGAAAAGATCCGGCAACTGCCTGATTGGCCAGCCTTTCCGGTCCTTTTGGTTCATTCGAATTATCCTTGTTCAACCCCAACGGTTTACAGGGCATTTGACGACGCCAATTTGTTGACACAATCCCGTGATTCCATTAAGATACATTTTGATCAACGGCCGGAATCCCTGAGGGAACTTGTCTCTCTCATCGAAAACGATCTGGGACAGGTTGTTTTCGCACTTAATCCAGAAACAGATTCCATCAAGAAACAGTTAGCTGAAACAGGCGCCGTGACTGTTTCCGTAACGGGAAGCGGGTCGACACTGTTTGCGCTGTATGATTCGGCCGAAGATCGGGAGAAAGCGATTGCCAGGTTTCCAAATTGCACTCCCACTCGTTTCGTTACAAGAGCGGAGTACGACCAGAAAGTGACTAGTCACTGA
- the rpsR gene encoding 30S ribosomal protein S18, whose product MAAPGRHQHQHQQQQQQQQQDMGGRRYFYRRKRVCRFCSEKMDYIDFKDVSLLQSYVPERGRILPRRITGTCAWHQRKLGIALKKARIAALISYVGE is encoded by the coding sequence ATGGCAGCGCCAGGTAGACACCAACACCAACATCAACAGCAACAACAACAGCAGCAGCAGGACATGGGAGGCCGGCGTTACTTTTATCGCCGGAAACGCGTTTGCCGCTTTTGCAGCGAAAAAATGGATTACATCGATTTTAAAGATGTATCGCTTCTGCAAAGCTATGTTCCGGAAAGGGGACGGATCCTCCCGAGACGGATTACAGGGACTTGCGCATGGCATCAAAGGAAGCTTGGCATCGCGCTGAAAAAAGCCCGGATCGCGGCGTTAATTTCCTACGTAGGAGAATAG
- the dnaB gene encoding replicative DNA helicase encodes MSVDLITERGLPHSLDAERCVLGSIILENDSIYQVLDLLSGEDFYAETHRILYDRFVELVTKSRGVDLIILKEELSRLGELEQVGGITYVASLIDAVPTARNISHYAQIIKERAALRRLILAGYEIIDSCYKQEEETEEILNKAEQKIFAIAENRLTTGFSALKDLADSAWTRINYLHENPGVLTGLPTGFVDFDNMTSGLQPGDLIVIAGRPSMGKTAFALNIAQHVARVRKTVGIFSLEMSKEQLMLRFICSEAQVNAHRLRSGECTREEWSRLMKAMAVLTEASIYVDDSSGLTPLDMGAKSRRLKAEHGCDLLIVDYMQMMRMKGRYDNRQQEITAISRSLKELAKELNLPVVALSQLHRGPETRGKDHKPMLSDLRESGAIEQDADLVCFIYREEVYDATEENRGLAEILVRKQRNGPIGDIPLVFLKEWTRFVDKYQ; translated from the coding sequence ATGTCTGTTGATCTCATCACGGAACGGGGGCTGCCACACAGTCTGGATGCGGAACGTTGTGTGCTTGGTTCCATCATTCTGGAAAATGATTCCATCTATCAGGTGCTTGATCTTCTTTCCGGTGAAGATTTTTACGCAGAGACCCACAGAATTCTATACGACCGTTTTGTTGAGCTCGTAACCAAGTCGCGTGGAGTCGATCTCATCATTCTGAAAGAGGAGCTCAGCCGCCTGGGTGAACTCGAGCAAGTTGGCGGCATTACATATGTTGCTTCCTTGATCGATGCAGTACCAACCGCGCGTAACATCAGTCATTACGCTCAGATCATCAAGGAAAGGGCTGCTTTGCGCCGCTTGATTCTGGCGGGATACGAAATCATCGATTCGTGCTATAAGCAGGAAGAAGAGACCGAAGAGATCCTCAACAAAGCGGAACAAAAAATCTTTGCCATCGCAGAAAACAGGCTGACAACCGGTTTTTCTGCGTTAAAAGATCTTGCTGATTCTGCGTGGACCCGGATCAACTATCTCCATGAAAATCCAGGGGTACTTACAGGTCTTCCCACCGGCTTTGTGGATTTCGATAATATGACCTCCGGCTTGCAGCCTGGCGACCTTATTGTGATTGCAGGCCGACCCTCCATGGGGAAGACAGCTTTTGCCCTGAATATTGCTCAACACGTTGCGAGAGTCCGTAAAACCGTCGGCATTTTTAGCTTGGAGATGTCCAAAGAGCAGCTTATGCTCCGTTTCATTTGCTCTGAAGCGCAAGTCAATGCACACCGGCTCCGAAGCGGCGAGTGCACGCGTGAAGAATGGTCCCGCCTGATGAAAGCGATGGCGGTGCTGACAGAAGCAAGCATTTATGTGGATGATTCCAGCGGCCTGACTCCGCTGGATATGGGCGCAAAGTCCCGCCGTTTAAAAGCGGAACATGGTTGTGATTTGCTGATCGTTGATTATATGCAGATGATGAGAATGAAAGGCCGGTACGATAACAGGCAGCAGGAAATCACGGCGATTTCGCGCTCTTTGAAAGAGCTGGCAAAAGAATTGAATCTTCCTGTTGTTGCATTGTCACAGCTTCATCGCGGTCCGGAAACGCGCGGCAAAGACCATAAGCCGATGCTTTCCGACTTGCGTGAATCGGGCGCGATTGAACAGGACGCCGATCTGGTGTGTTTCATTTATCGCGAAGAAGTCTATGACGCTACCGAAGAGAACCGCGGGCTCGCAGAAATCCTTGTGCGGAAACAACGAAACGGCCCGATCGGCGATATTCCGCTGGTCTTCTTGAAGGAATGGACCCGCTTTGTTGATAAATATCAGTGA
- a CDS encoding ribose-phosphate pyrophosphokinase, with the protein MDRCKIFSGNANPELAEEVCENMSLLLGKSHLTRFSDGESYFQILENVRGVDVFIIQPTCSPVNTNLMELLIMIDAFRRSSAGRITAVIPYYGYARQDRKDKPRVPITARLAADLIARAGADRVLTMDLHANQIVGFFAIPVDHLYAAPVLLKYISDQKLPNLTIVSPDAGGVERARAFAVRLDAQLAIVDKRRVGPNVAETMNVIGDVKGRTCVIVDDMIDTAGTLTSTSKSLKDQGAERILATCSHGVLSGPAIERIENSSIEKVLVTNTIPLRPEAQRSEKFVRLSVAELLARAIINIHKETSVSELFV; encoded by the coding sequence ATGGATCGATGCAAAATATTTAGCGGAAACGCTAATCCGGAATTGGCAGAAGAAGTTTGCGAGAACATGAGCCTTTTGCTTGGCAAATCTCATCTGACTCGTTTTAGTGATGGGGAATCCTATTTTCAGATACTGGAAAATGTGCGTGGTGTGGATGTGTTTATCATTCAACCCACCTGTTCGCCCGTGAATACAAACTTGATGGAGCTGTTGATTATGATTGATGCATTCCGCCGCTCCTCAGCGGGACGAATCACGGCAGTGATTCCATACTACGGATATGCGAGGCAGGATCGGAAGGATAAGCCGCGGGTGCCCATTACAGCCCGCCTGGCGGCCGATTTGATTGCGCGCGCCGGCGCCGATCGTGTGCTGACCATGGATCTGCACGCGAATCAAATTGTCGGTTTTTTTGCAATACCGGTTGACCATCTCTACGCGGCTCCCGTTCTGTTGAAATACATCAGCGATCAAAAATTGCCAAATCTGACGATTGTTTCTCCGGATGCCGGTGGCGTGGAACGGGCCCGGGCCTTTGCTGTGCGCCTCGATGCGCAACTTGCGATCGTTGACAAGCGCCGCGTCGGACCAAATGTTGCTGAAACAATGAATGTGATTGGAGATGTGAAAGGACGCACCTGCGTGATTGTTGATGACATGATTGATACGGCAGGTACCCTTACAAGCACCTCGAAATCGCTGAAGGATCAGGGCGCCGAAAGAATTCTTGCTACGTGTTCTCACGGTGTTCTTAGCGGTCCGGCCATTGAACGGATTGAGAATTCTTCGATCGAAAAAGTACTGGTGACGAACACGATTCCGTTGCGCCCAGAAGCGCAGCGTTCAGAAAAATTCGTGAGATTGTCTGTTGCCGAATTGCTGGCAAGAGCGATCATCAATATTCATAAAGAGACTTCCGTTTCGGAATTATTTGTCTAG
- a CDS encoding 50S ribosomal protein L25/general stress protein Ctc codes for MDQIVIESSVRETRGKGSNRKLRRSGKIPAILYGHKNESVSLEVDPKDIFKILHSDSGENTIFGLNVPGRERLNCLIKEYQLEPVSHILLHADFYEVAMDETLEVKVPLETEGESYGVKSEGGLMDIVHRELHVECLPADIPESIVVNVTELKIGDMIRVRDLVVSEKIKILDDPETVVVAIEHPRAEEVVAAVPVEGETEAEPEVIKKGKAAEPTEEEEEK; via the coding sequence ATGGATCAGATTGTGATAGAGAGCAGCGTACGGGAGACCAGAGGAAAAGGGTCGAATCGAAAACTGCGACGTTCTGGAAAAATACCGGCGATTCTTTACGGTCATAAAAATGAGAGTGTATCGCTGGAAGTGGATCCCAAAGATATCTTTAAAATTCTTCATTCCGATTCGGGAGAAAACACCATTTTCGGTTTGAATGTGCCCGGTCGCGAGCGGCTGAATTGCCTGATTAAGGAATACCAGCTGGAACCCGTATCTCATATTCTTTTACACGCAGACTTCTATGAAGTCGCCATGGATGAAACCCTGGAAGTAAAAGTGCCTTTGGAAACGGAAGGGGAGTCCTATGGTGTCAAATCGGAAGGCGGTCTGATGGACATTGTGCACCGCGAACTTCACGTGGAATGTTTACCGGCAGATATACCGGAATCGATCGTTGTAAACGTTACAGAACTGAAAATCGGAGATATGATACGAGTTCGTGATCTTGTTGTAAGCGAGAAAATCAAGATTCTAGATGATCCGGAAACCGTCGTTGTGGCGATTGAACATCCGCGCGCAGAAGAGGTTGTAGCGGCAGTTCCTGTAGAAGGAGAAACGGAAGCAGAACCGGAAGTAATCAAGAAAGGCAAGGCCGCCGAACCGACGGAAGAGGAAGAAGAGAAGTAA
- the radA gene encoding DNA repair protein RadA, translating to MKGKKSTQFVCQECGGVSAKWLGKCPDCGNWNSLVEESVVARETSTWTGLSQNQAVVLTSDQEVPEQPRTPTGIPELDRVLGGGIVDGSLILIGGDPGIGKSTIMLQLAHKLSEQGKKVLYVSGEESENQIRLRANRLNVNGENIFLYTETCMERILSEAEKISPFAIIVDSIQTAYTLKLPAIPGSVGQIRETAMQFLSYAKQNNVPVFLTGHVTKEGLIAGPRMLEHLVDTVLYFEGDNKQFFRIVRAVKNRFGSINEIGVFEMSAQGLLPVKNPSQMFLSERPASSPGSVVMSCMEGTRPFLVELQALVTDSTYGVARRTSIGLDNTRVTMLVAVLEKRIGYYLGGQDIFLNVVGGLSVEDPAADLAICAAIVSSLRNKTVDPHTVLCGEVGLTGEIRSINHFALRASEAQNLGFQKIVAPLSSKADGANIEIIGCETVRDALSFLGSKS from the coding sequence ATGAAAGGTAAGAAGAGCACTCAGTTTGTTTGCCAGGAATGCGGTGGAGTCAGCGCTAAATGGCTAGGGAAATGTCCGGATTGTGGAAACTGGAATTCGCTGGTGGAAGAATCAGTTGTAGCCCGCGAAACTTCAACCTGGACCGGATTGTCACAAAATCAGGCAGTTGTGTTAACAAGCGATCAGGAGGTTCCGGAGCAACCACGCACACCCACCGGTATTCCAGAGCTGGATCGTGTTTTGGGTGGAGGGATCGTTGATGGCAGTCTCATTTTGATTGGAGGCGATCCTGGAATCGGTAAATCTACTATCATGCTTCAGCTGGCCCACAAACTTTCGGAGCAAGGGAAAAAAGTCCTCTACGTATCGGGTGAAGAGTCGGAAAACCAGATCCGTCTCCGCGCAAACAGACTGAACGTGAATGGCGAAAACATATTTCTCTACACCGAGACATGCATGGAACGAATCCTCAGTGAAGCAGAAAAGATTTCTCCCTTCGCCATTATTGTGGATTCCATTCAAACCGCTTACACGCTGAAACTCCCGGCAATTCCCGGAAGCGTTGGGCAGATCCGTGAAACGGCGATGCAATTTCTCTCTTATGCAAAACAAAACAATGTTCCTGTTTTCTTGACCGGACATGTAACGAAGGAAGGACTCATTGCCGGACCTCGCATGCTGGAACATCTCGTTGATACGGTTCTCTATTTCGAAGGGGATAACAAACAGTTTTTCCGCATCGTGCGCGCTGTGAAGAATCGTTTCGGTTCCATCAACGAAATCGGCGTTTTTGAAATGAGCGCCCAGGGACTCCTTCCTGTCAAAAACCCTTCGCAGATGTTTCTTTCCGAACGGCCCGCTTCTTCCCCTGGGTCCGTCGTGATGTCCTGCATGGAGGGAACGCGACCTTTTCTTGTGGAGCTGCAAGCCCTCGTAACGGATAGCACATACGGAGTGGCCCGCCGCACATCCATTGGTTTGGATAATACACGCGTCACGATGCTCGTTGCCGTTTTGGAAAAGCGGATCGGCTACTACCTTGGCGGCCAGGACATTTTCCTGAACGTAGTGGGAGGCCTTTCGGTTGAAGATCCGGCAGCCGATCTCGCGATTTGCGCCGCGATTGTTTCCAGTCTAAGGAACAAAACGGTTGATCCACATACTGTATTGTGCGGCGAGGTTGGCCTAACCGGCGAGATCCGCTCCATCAACCATTTTGCCCTGCGGGCTTCGGAAGCGCAGAATCTGGGTTTTCAAAAAATCGTAGCTCCCTTAAGCAGTAAAGCCGATGGCGCAAACATCGAAATCATAGGCTGCGAAACGGTCCGCGATGCGCTTTCTTTCCTGGGCTCCAAGAGCTGA
- the pth gene encoding aminoacyl-tRNA hydrolase: MAGLGNPGSKYERTRHNVGFMAIEKLLEISPAVQKWSTETAMLFETEKFGLLCKPLTYMNLCGKALLALSRERDLQPQEVLVIYDDFALALGMIRVRASGSSGGHNGVQSIIDYFGSTQFPRIRLGIETEEMDSWVDFVLNNFKKKELPVVSEMIDSCADAVELILNEGITTAMNRYNRKQTRRADA; this comes from the coding sequence ATTGCAGGACTTGGAAATCCAGGCAGCAAGTATGAACGGACCCGGCACAATGTCGGGTTTATGGCGATCGAGAAGCTGTTGGAAATTTCTCCTGCTGTGCAAAAGTGGTCCACTGAGACCGCAATGCTCTTTGAAACGGAAAAGTTTGGTTTGCTTTGCAAACCGTTAACGTACATGAATCTCTGTGGCAAGGCTCTGCTGGCTTTGTCACGTGAGAGGGATCTGCAGCCCCAGGAAGTGCTTGTCATTTACGATGACTTTGCACTGGCTCTCGGGATGATCCGGGTCCGCGCATCCGGAAGCTCGGGTGGTCATAATGGAGTGCAGTCCATCATTGATTATTTTGGAAGCACGCAGTTTCCACGAATCAGACTTGGAATCGAGACGGAAGAAATGGATAGCTGGGTCGATTTCGTGTTGAACAACTTCAAGAAAAAGGAGTTGCCGGTTGTTTCAGAAATGATCGATTCTTGTGCGGATGCTGTCGAATTGATCCTGAATGAAGGAATCACGACAGCAATGAATCGTTATAATCGCAAACAGACGCGACGCGCAGACGCATAG
- the rpsF gene encoding 30S ribosomal protein S6, translated as MSYYELLVIFSTNLSEDEEKTQASQTEDLITHEKGTIHLAEHWGKRKLAYTIKKQRQGYYEWFYFELDPRRIAEIDRKLKMSETILRFLIFKMEKIQIQNLHRELARREAAAAPPAPPEPVATVEPVNEEEEVTELFETPPESADESGTEITEIKEEENGSAR; from the coding sequence GTGAGTTACTACGAATTACTGGTGATCTTTTCGACAAATCTTTCGGAAGATGAAGAAAAGACCCAGGCATCTCAAACTGAAGACCTGATCACACATGAAAAGGGAACCATTCATCTGGCGGAACATTGGGGTAAGCGGAAGCTAGCATACACGATCAAGAAACAACGCCAGGGTTACTACGAATGGTTTTATTTTGAACTCGACCCCAGACGGATTGCAGAAATCGATAGAAAACTCAAGATGTCGGAAACCATTTTGCGGTTTCTGATTTTCAAGATGGAAAAGATTCAGATACAGAATCTGCACCGGGAGCTTGCGCGCCGGGAGGCAGCCGCGGCGCCACCCGCTCCACCCGAACCAGTCGCCACAGTGGAACCCGTGAATGAAGAAGAGGAAGTAACAGAATTGTTCGAAACACCACCGGAATCCGCAGACGAATCGGGAACCGAGATTACTGAGATTAAGGAGGAAGAAAATGGCAGCGCCAGGTAG